In Helianthus annuus cultivar XRQ/B chromosome 8, HanXRQr2.0-SUNRISE, whole genome shotgun sequence, a single genomic region encodes these proteins:
- the LOC110870394 gene encoding uncharacterized protein LOC110870394: MENCRRSLPVPDFCRLALKRLNQVTILFKRDANVTLVGSYGYCYLQIKMPPRRETRNSGRRNGGGPNEPDPNIVAAITQAFTAVLPTLVQVVRGPDPNPNPNPNPNPNPNPNPYPNPNPNPNPNPNPNPNPNPNPNGATTPIVARDWIAHIEKIFRALGVGDEFKSRLASYKLEEDAVDKSSYTREYHNIRQRIDEPLSDFTDRFYRLVGFLGSAAGTPEEQAEKYQWAVCDRIRREIIQSMFPTIEEGAKAAKKVDIENKEFLGGSNNNRKRNRDEYRTPFTSESSQAPTRNNQNNMRNRSSGRNNRPWQGRNQNQGQIKPYQPPTQAQPVNQKGNPNLTQPPVCNHCNKCHPGMCRRLIGACHKCGDMGHKISECPKAGNRPTDTTRGATVPPTTGGRVFLLTAGEAANAPGTVSGSIYLGERDLYVLFDTGATHSIVSQLIARHLKISPSPLDQALVISTPMGNPSVITHVYKDCPLVVGNVIRITNLYPMQMGDFDVILGMDWLSMHRATIDCHSKRVIFGDTLNPECIYQGAQPRKSIKIISALKAKKLISHGCEGFLAAIKDTSVDTPRVEDVPIVRDFFDVFLEEFLGILPEREVEFTIDLIPGAEPISKAPYRMAPFELRELKEQLQELLELGFIRPSVSPWGAPVCL; the protein is encoded by the exons ATGGAGAATTGTCGAAGGAGCCTACCGGTCCCGGATTTCTGCCGACTAGCCTTGAAGCGTTTGAACCAG GTCACCATATTATTCAAGAGAGACGCTAATGTCACGTTAGTTGGAAGCTACGGTTATTGTTATTTGCAAATTAAG ATGCCTCCTCGTCGTGAGACACGCAACTCTGGTCGTCGTAATGGTGGTGGACCAAATGAGCCTGATCCAAATATCGTAGCTGCTATCACTCAGGCCTTTACTGCTGTGCTGCCTACACTTGTTCAGGTCGTACGTGGTCCTGATCCGAATCCGAATCCTaatccaaaccctaaccccaaTCCTAATCCGAACCCTTATCCCAATCCTAATCCGAACCCTAATCCCAATCCAAATCCAAACCCTAatccaaacccaaacccaaacggT GCAACCACTCCAATTGTAGCAAGGGATTGGATTGCTCATATTGAGAAAATATTTCGGGCATTAGGAGTTGGCGATGAATTTAAATCGAGATTAGCATCGTATAAACTAGAAGAAGATGC CGTGGATAAGAGTTCTTACACACGAGAGTATCACAATATCCGTCAGAGGATTGACGAACCACTTTCTGACTTCACTGATCGATTTTATCGACTAGTTGGATTTCTTGGGTCAGCTGCTGGAACACCAGAGGAACAAGCAGAGAAATATCAATGGGCAGTTTGTGATCGGATTCGTAGAGAAATCATCCAGTCAATGTTCCCCACTATTGAAGAGGGCGCTAAGGCTGCCAAAAAGGTTGATATAGAGAACAAAGAATTTTTGGGTGGTTCCAATAATAATAGGAAGAGAAACAGAGACGAATACCGCACTCCGTTCACTAGTGAGTCGTCTCAAGCACCTACTCGAAATAATCAAAACAATATGAGGAATAGGTCATCGGGAAGGAATAATAGACCATGGCAGGGAAGGAACCAAAATCAGGGTCAGATCAAACCCTACCAGCCACCAACCCAAGCTCAACCCGTAAACCAGAAAGGTAACCCGAACCTTACCCAGCCTCCAGTGTGTAACCATTGCAACAAATGTCACCCAGGCATGTGTCGTCGACTTATTGGGGCTTGCCATAAGTGTGGAGATATGGGGCATAAGATTAGTGAGTGCCCAAAGGCTGGTAACCGACCAACTGATACCACTAGGGGAGCTACTGTGCCACCTACTACTGGAGGGCGTGTTTTCTTATTGACTGCAGGGGAAGCTGCTAATGCTCCAG GTACCGTTTCGGGTAGTATTTATTTGGGCGAGCGTGACTtatatgtgttatttgatactggggCAACCCACTCGATAGTCTCACAACTAATTGCCCGGCATCTAAAAATTTCACCTTCCCCATTGGATCAAGCTTTAGTTATTTCTACACCAATGGGAAATCCTTCAGTTATTACTCACGTCTATAAAGATTGCCCGCTTGTGGTCGGAAATGTTATTCGTATAACGAATCTTTATCCCATGCAAATGGGAGATTTTGATGTCATactaggcatggattggttatccatgCATCGAGCTACCATTGATTGTCACTCCAAACGAGTCATTTTTGGTGATACTCTGAATCCTGAATGTATTTATCAAGGAGCTCAACCTCGAAAATCCATTAAAATCATCTCTGCTCTGAAAGCTAAAAAACTTATATCCCATGGATGCGAGGGATTCTTAGCTGCTATTAAAGATACCTCAGTGGATACACCACGTGTCGAAGACGTTCCTATTGTTCGAGACTTCTTTGATGTCTTTCTAGAAGAATTTCTAGGGATACTACCTGAACGAGAAGTAGAGTTCACTATTGATTTGATTCCCGGAGCTGAACCTATTTCTAAAGCACCCTATCGTATGGCCCCATTTGAGTTGAGGGAATTGAAAGAACAGCTGCAAGAACTTTTGGAACTTGGATTCATTAGACCTAgtgtttcaccttggggagcaccggtttgtttgtga